One genomic window of Clostridioides sp. ES-S-0054-01 includes the following:
- a CDS encoding EAL domain-containing protein: protein MKRKEKVFGGLAFKHILILLILLVLIDLTSTIMYASNYMEVTSRNMIEASKRELEDYLKVNTSLLKALSQDDRFSNSETSLIEKGKLLTPYQKEYNLFMIGITDTKGNTSSTYREKVGQIKDKPSFEKAIKTKQVVVSDIEVSNVTGDKVFIIYVPIIKNNEVVGTIFASFYFQDVNNLINRSSFDDSIKFLMIDKDYTIISHPNKKYVNDKSKILTLEGNIIRTTKNKTLKNINEKHQDNFLSWDNWRLYNIKYTNIKWTNWTLVLKCNIFKNFKSLIVNFIIKLYFYIVIFMILWKLSNAKLIERLKKLAYYDSLSGIKNKEKFRKDSMYILKNYYQDNFYLVQLDVNKFKYINEMFGYAEGNKILIHIAQVLNNNMNKYEICARMDNDHFILLISCATEDKLLGRLSKINNEICNLKTINSSKYKIVMSSGIYKVTKKDDIKKIDLLIDRANIAAKSKKEKYQHSYSFFNEDTRNRLYKEKQLEDNMNKALEKGEFILHYQPKYSLNDINEIKGAEALIRWNSPELGFISPADFIPLFEKNGFIVNIDMFVFEEVCKTLNKWINKGYTPVPISVNMSRVHLYRDNFIENITDLINKYNISPEFIELELTESVVFDNLNILINIMKKIKKIGFLISMDDFGSGYSSLNLLKDLSFDVLKLDRGFLIETTDTKRGKIIISKIVEMAKAINIEVICEGVETYEQVEFLKEIGCDKVQGYLFAKPMPLDEFENHLSFKFD from the coding sequence ATGAAGAGAAAAGAAAAAGTATTTGGTGGGTTAGCTTTTAAGCATATATTAATTTTATTAATACTATTAGTTTTGATTGATTTAACGAGCACTATTATGTATGCAAGTAATTATATGGAAGTTACTTCTAGAAATATGATTGAGGCGTCAAAAAGAGAACTTGAAGACTATTTAAAAGTAAACACATCTTTATTAAAAGCTCTTAGTCAAGATGATAGATTTTCTAATAGTGAAACATCTTTAATTGAAAAAGGAAAATTATTAACACCATATCAAAAAGAATATAATCTTTTTATGATTGGTATAACGGATACAAAAGGAAATACTTCAAGTACATATAGGGAAAAGGTTGGCCAAATAAAAGATAAGCCTAGTTTTGAGAAAGCAATTAAAACAAAGCAAGTAGTAGTATCAGATATTGAAGTTAGCAATGTGACAGGTGATAAAGTATTTATTATATATGTACCTATTATAAAAAATAATGAGGTTGTTGGAACCATTTTTGCTTCTTTTTATTTTCAAGATGTAAATAATTTAATAAATAGAAGTAGTTTTGATGATTCTATTAAATTTCTAATGATAGATAAAGATTATACTATTATTTCTCATCCAAATAAAAAGTATGTAAATGATAAAAGTAAGATACTTACTTTAGAAGGAAATATTATAAGAACGACTAAAAATAAAACCTTAAAAAATATAAATGAAAAGCATCAAGATAATTTTTTATCTTGGGATAATTGGAGATTATATAACATAAAATATACGAACATAAAGTGGACTAATTGGACTTTAGTATTAAAATGTAATATATTTAAGAATTTTAAAAGTCTGATAGTTAATTTTATAATCAAATTGTATTTTTATATAGTAATATTTATGATATTGTGGAAATTAAGTAATGCTAAATTAATAGAACGACTTAAGAAGCTAGCTTATTATGATTCTTTAAGCGGAATAAAAAACAAAGAAAAGTTTAGAAAAGATTCCATGTATATTTTAAAGAATTATTATCAGGATAATTTTTACTTGGTACAACTAGATGTCAATAAATTTAAATACATAAATGAGATGTTTGGTTATGCTGAAGGAAATAAGATATTAATACATATAGCACAGGTTTTAAATAACAATATGAATAAATATGAAATTTGTGCTAGGATGGATAATGACCATTTTATATTGTTGATTTCCTGTGCTACTGAAGATAAACTTTTAGGTAGATTGTCTAAGATAAATAATGAAATTTGCAATTTAAAAACTATTAATTCATCTAAATATAAAATTGTTATGTCAAGTGGTATATATAAGGTTACTAAAAAAGATGATATTAAAAAGATTGACTTGTTAATTGATAGGGCAAATATTGCAGCAAAAAGTAAAAAGGAAAAATATCAACATTCATATTCGTTTTTTAATGAAGATACAAGGAATCGATTGTATAAGGAAAAACAATTGGAAGATAATATGAATAAAGCTCTAGAAAAAGGTGAATTTATATTGCATTATCAGCCTAAGTATAGTCTAAATGATATAAATGAAATTAAAGGAGCAGAAGCTTTGATAAGATGGAATAGCCCAGAACTGGGATTTATTTCACCTGCAGATTTTATACCTTTATTTGAAAAGAATGGTTTCATTGTAAATATTGATATGTTCGTATTTGAAGAAGTATGCAAAACCTTGAATAAGTGGATAAATAAAGGATATACTCCTGTACCAATATCTGTAAATATGTCTAGGGTTCATTTATACAGAGATAATTTTATAGAAAATATAACTGATTTGATAAATAAATACAATATATCTCCTGAGTTTATCGAACTTGAACTAACAGAAAGTGTTGTATTTGATAACTTAAACATATTGATTAATATAATGAAAAAGATTAAAAAAATAGGATTTCTTATATCAATGGATGACTTTGGTTCAGGATATTCATCTTTAAATCTATTAAAAGACCTTTCTTTTGATGTTTTAAAATTAGATAGAGGATTTTTAATTGAAACAACAGATACAAAACGTGGAAAAATTATTATTTCTAAAATAGTGGAGATGGCAAAAGCAATTAATATTGAAGTAATCTGTGAAGGAGTAGAAACTTATGAGCAAGTAGAATTCTTAAAAGAAATAGGTTGTGATAAAGTCCAAGGATACTTATTTGCTAAACCTATGCCATTAGATGAATTTGAAAATCATTTAAGCTTTAAATTTGATTAA
- a CDS encoding sulfurtransferase — MKNIISAKELISKLEKNDNLVVIDCRFDLINRTYGIDSYKKGHIKGSFILDIDKDLSSPTKEHGGKNPLQDPLILKEKLEKMGVDNDTTIVTYDDGDLNGACRLFFQLKHLGLKNVYVLDGGITSFVKEGGELEEKVNVPNCTGKEIKPNINNDLVVPMEYVKSKLYKKDTVIIDCRANERYQGLVEPAYSKAGHIPSAKNYFCKDLIKSDFENGSLKDIKFLKEFFKDLNNYDEVILSCGSGISACVNSLALRELDIPHKIYIGSFSDWISYDDNEIKTGQE, encoded by the coding sequence TTGAAAAACATTATTTCTGCAAAAGAACTCATATCAAAACTAGAAAAAAATGATAATCTAGTTGTAATAGATTGTAGATTTGACCTTATCAATAGAACTTATGGTATTGATTCTTATAAAAAAGGACACATAAAAGGCAGTTTCATCTTAGATATAGACAAGGATTTATCATCTCCTACAAAAGAACATGGTGGTAAAAATCCTTTACAAGACCCTTTAATATTAAAAGAAAAATTAGAAAAAATGGGTGTTGATAACGACACTACGATTGTAACTTATGATGATGGAGATTTAAATGGAGCTTGTAGATTATTTTTCCAATTAAAACACTTGGGTCTTAAAAATGTCTATGTACTAGATGGAGGAATAACATCTTTCGTGAAGGAAGGTGGAGAATTAGAAGAGAAAGTAAATGTACCAAATTGTACAGGTAAGGAGATTAAACCAAATATAAATAATGATTTGGTTGTCCCAATGGAATACGTTAAATCTAAATTATACAAAAAGGATACTGTAATAATAGATTGTCGTGCCAATGAAAGATATCAGGGTTTAGTTGAACCTGCTTACTCAAAAGCTGGTCATATACCAAGTGCAAAAAATTATTTTTGTAAGGATTTAATAAAAAGTGATTTTGAAAATGGCTCACTTAAAGACATAAAATTTTTAAAAGAATTCTTTAAAGATTTAAATAATTATGATGAAGTAATTTTATCTTGTGGTTCAGGGATATCTGCTTGTGTTAACAGTCTTGCCCTTAGAGAACTTGATATACCTCATAAGATTTATATTGGTAGCTTTAGTGACTGGATTAGTTATGACGACAATGAAATTAAAACTGGTCAAGAATAA
- a CDS encoding YhfT family protein, which yields MANIFKYIVAASLGGLSCILVNKGIATFNDALRPIMPEYIEGRMTRAELAATSFALGFGLVIGFGIPFSIGSPIILAHSILLGSDIIGTWCPDSKKGTILSGVIGSLYGVGIVYGLEIVVNLFAMLPVNFLDALGSVGSPVVAAFSIFPAIVVGYQHGFGKGAITFIVIALVNQITVKYGVIPVGDVTVKLSADGMALLVGVLMMLAFAMSEKSDGSNSNQALVGIFAERLKNIKKNIFVIAVMGGLVAAATSLSFFAGDPTSLELLSAGKSTEASIAAFARAIGFIPLVYTTAITTGVYGPVGTTLVFVVGIILIGNPIVAFLVASVVMFLEVLLLEKAAAGLDKFPGIKKSGDHVRTAMNKVLEIAIMAGSMMAGNTLAPGTGFLFVAGAYALNKTAKKSLVEIAVGPVAVIVLGILLNILFVIGLYTPIA from the coding sequence ATGGCTAATATATTTAAGTATATAGTTGCAGCTTCATTAGGAGGTCTGTCATGTATATTAGTAAATAAAGGGATAGCAACTTTTAATGATGCATTAAGACCTATTATGCCTGAGTACATAGAAGGTAGAATGACACGTGCAGAATTAGCAGCTACTAGTTTTGCATTAGGATTTGGATTAGTTATAGGATTTGGGATACCGTTTTCTATAGGCTCACCAATAATATTGGCACATAGTATATTATTGGGGTCAGATATTATAGGAACATGGTGTCCAGATTCCAAAAAAGGAACTATATTGTCTGGAGTTATAGGCTCTTTATATGGAGTAGGCATAGTTTATGGACTTGAAATAGTGGTAAATTTATTTGCAATGCTACCAGTAAATTTCCTAGATGCATTAGGAAGTGTAGGTTCACCTGTAGTTGCAGCATTTTCAATATTTCCAGCAATTGTTGTTGGATATCAACATGGGTTTGGTAAGGGAGCAATTACATTTATAGTAATAGCTCTTGTAAATCAGATAACTGTAAAATATGGTGTTATACCAGTAGGAGATGTTACAGTTAAGTTAAGTGCAGATGGAATGGCTTTATTGGTAGGTGTACTTATGATGTTGGCATTTGCTATGTCTGAAAAAAGTGATGGAAGTAATTCCAATCAGGCTTTAGTCGGTATATTTGCAGAAAGATTAAAAAATATAAAGAAGAACATATTTGTAATAGCAGTGATGGGTGGACTTGTAGCAGCAGCAACTTCTCTAAGTTTCTTTGCAGGAGATCCAACATCATTAGAACTATTGAGTGCTGGAAAAAGTACAGAAGCATCTATTGCAGCATTTGCTAGAGCTATAGGTTTTATACCTCTTGTATATACAACAGCAATAACTACAGGCGTATATGGACCAGTAGGAACAACACTAGTATTTGTAGTAGGAATAATTTTAATAGGGAATCCAATAGTAGCATTTCTAGTAGCGTCAGTAGTAATGTTTTTAGAGGTATTATTACTAGAAAAAGCTGCTGCAGGGCTTGATAAATTCCCAGGAATAAAAAAATCTGGTGACCATGTAAGAACAGCAATGAATAAAGTTTTAGAAATTGCTATCATGGCAGGTTCAATGATGGCAGGTAATACCTTAGCTCCGGGAACAGGATTCTTATTTGTAGCTGGTGCATATGCTTTAAATAAGACAGCTAAAAAATCTTTGGTTGAGATAGCTGTAGGACCAGTAGCTGTAATAGTATTAGGTATATTATTAAATATATTATTTGTAATAGGTCTATATACACCAATAGCATAA
- a CDS encoding Fic family protein codes for MEFTKKSKLKNMYVNMNVARMLSKINEYKGRQLLYKKQPKEILESLEKKSLVDCSESTHIGNQRDSSNFNLEKLISNEVTPRSREELSIVEYRDVVKTINSAYESIPISSQTILELHGYLYKFSSTRGGSYKSDNDFIEHNLKSSEFISIDSSVNKVEKAVEEICEAYNILVEEDEIDILILISAFVLDFILIHPFKEGNIKMARVLILLLLNKNGYEVGRYISLGKIFDDSSYEYYSNLNYLKASIGNEKADMNAWIEYFLETILTAYEKLDDSLNISDKKRQTKTSRIEKIINSTLGYFTKEDIRDLCPDIPEPTINRVFNNLRKQDKIEVVARGRSAKWKKKY; via the coding sequence ATGGAATTTACAAAGAAAAGCAAATTAAAAAATATGTATGTAAACATGAATGTAGCTAGAATGTTGTCTAAGATAAATGAATATAAGGGTAGACAACTGCTTTACAAAAAACAACCAAAAGAAATTTTGGAAAGCCTAGAAAAAAAGTCTTTAGTAGATTGTTCAGAGTCTACACACATTGGAAATCAAAGAGATAGTAGTAATTTTAATTTAGAAAAGTTAATAAGTAATGAAGTTACACCTAGAAGTAGAGAGGAATTAAGTATTGTTGAATACAGAGATGTAGTAAAAACTATTAACAGTGCTTATGAAAGTATTCCAATAAGTTCACAAACAATTCTTGAGCTTCATGGATACTTATATAAATTTTCATCTACTAGAGGAGGAAGTTATAAGTCAGATAATGATTTTATTGAACATAATTTAAAATCTAGTGAATTTATAAGTATTGATTCAAGTGTCAATAAAGTCGAAAAAGCTGTAGAAGAAATATGTGAAGCTTATAATATATTGGTAGAGGAAGATGAAATTGATATATTAATATTAATTTCAGCATTTGTGTTAGATTTCATATTGATACATCCATTCAAAGAAGGTAATATAAAAATGGCGAGAGTACTTATTCTATTGTTACTAAATAAAAATGGATATGAAGTTGGAAGATATATTAGTTTAGGAAAAATATTTGATGATAGTTCATATGAATATTATAGTAATCTAAATTATTTGAAAGCTTCCATAGGCAATGAAAAAGCAGATATGAATGCGTGGATTGAGTATTTTTTGGAGACAATATTGACTGCATATGAGAAGTTGGATGATAGTTTAAATATATCTGATAAGAAAAGGCAGACAAAAACTAGTAGAATAGAAAAAATAATAAATTCTACTCTTGGATATTTTACAAAAGAAGATATAAGAGATTTATGTCCTGATATTCCAGAACCTACTATAAATAGAGTTTTTAATAATCTAAGAAAACAAGATAAGATAGAAGTTGTTGCAAGAGGTAGAAGCGCAAAATGGAAGAAAAAATATTAA
- a CDS encoding sulfide/dihydroorotate dehydrogenase-like FAD/NAD-binding protein, with protein sequence MSNKIVSKRQLTDSIYLMEIEAPRVAKSSQPGQFIIIKNDEKGERIPLTIADYDREKGTVIIVFQTVGASTKKLAMFEENDFVMDFVGPLGQASEFIHEDIEELKNKKILFVAGGVGSAPVYPQVKWFKEHGLDVDVIIGARTKELIILEDDMKKVAKNVYVSTDDGTYGFNGRVTDLLKDLVDNQGKKYDQAIVIGPMIMMKFMCQLTKELNIPTIVSLNTIMIDGTGMCGGCRVSVGNETKFACVDGPEFDGHLVDFDQAMRRQSMYKTQEGRAMLKLEEGDSHHHSNCGCGGNK encoded by the coding sequence ATGAGTAATAAAATAGTTAGTAAGAGACAATTAACAGATAGTATTTATTTAATGGAAATAGAGGCACCTAGAGTTGCAAAATCTTCTCAACCTGGTCAATTTATAATAATTAAAAATGACGAAAAGGGAGAAAGAATTCCTCTTACAATAGCTGACTATGATAGAGAAAAAGGAACAGTAATTATTGTATTCCAAACAGTTGGTGCTTCAACTAAAAAGTTAGCAATGTTTGAAGAAAACGATTTTGTAATGGACTTTGTAGGTCCACTAGGACAAGCAAGTGAATTTATACATGAAGATATAGAAGAATTAAAAAATAAAAAAATATTATTTGTAGCTGGTGGAGTTGGTTCTGCTCCAGTGTATCCACAAGTTAAATGGTTTAAAGAGCATGGATTAGATGTAGATGTAATAATTGGTGCAAGAACTAAAGAATTAATTATATTAGAAGATGATATGAAAAAAGTAGCTAAAAATGTATACGTATCAACAGATGATGGTACATATGGATTTAATGGAAGAGTTACAGACCTATTAAAAGATTTAGTTGATAATCAAGGCAAAAAATACGACCAAGCAATAGTAATTGGACCAATGATAATGATGAAATTTATGTGTCAATTAACTAAAGAGCTAAATATACCTACTATAGTAAGTTTAAATACAATAATGATTGATGGAACAGGTATGTGTGGTGGTTGTAGAGTTAGCGTTGGAAATGAAACTAAGTTTGCATGTGTAGATGGTCCTGAATTTGATGGTCATTTAGTTGATTTTGATCAAGCAATGAGAAGACAATCTATGTATAAGACTCAAGAGGGAAGAGCTATGCTAAAACTTGAAGAAGGCGATAGTCATCATCATAGTAATTGTGGATGTGGAGGTAACAAATAA
- a CDS encoding DUF2620 domain-containing protein, which yields MLKIVVGGQMDKDRIAKKIEEIAKGKVSIEVKSDLEAAMAMKNGQADYYFGACNTGGGGALAMAIALLGMPMCLTASMPGSMLSKEEIIKGIEAGKKAYGFTPQHAEQVIEIILEKILG from the coding sequence ATGTTAAAAATAGTAGTAGGTGGACAAATGGATAAAGATAGGATAGCTAAAAAGATAGAAGAGATAGCTAAGGGTAAGGTATCAATAGAAGTTAAAAGTGATTTGGAGGCTGCTATGGCAATGAAAAATGGACAAGCAGACTATTATTTTGGAGCCTGTAATACAGGTGGGGGTGGAGCATTAGCGATGGCTATAGCTTTATTAGGTATGCCAATGTGTTTAACAGCTTCAATGCCAGGAAGCATGTTATCAAAAGAAGAAATCATAAAAGGTATAGAGGCAGGAAAGAAAGCTTATGGATTTACACCACAGCATGCAGAACAAGTAATTGAGATTATATTAGAGAAAATCTTAGGATAA
- a CDS encoding PRD domain-containing protein: METRIMMLYHAGMIDESTKDYLIYVINQLESKGFDKESDNMARMITHFAMAISRQQQGKIVDEMDSFLFEDIKNNENYEQAKNLWDDMNLKLPIKFNENEVRFMMLHLSTLVGNK, translated from the coding sequence ATGGAAACAAGAATTATGATGTTATATCATGCAGGAATGATAGACGAAAGTACTAAAGACTATTTAATCTATGTGATAAATCAATTGGAATCAAAAGGATTTGATAAAGAATCAGACAATATGGCTAGGATGATTACTCACTTTGCAATGGCAATATCTAGACAACAACAAGGTAAGATTGTTGACGAAATGGATTCATTTTTGTTTGAGGATATTAAAAATAATGAAAACTATGAACAAGCAAAGAATCTATGGGATGATATGAATTTAAAATTGCCAATTAAATTTAATGAAAATGAGGTAAGATTTATGATGTTACATCTGAGTACATTAGTAGGTAATAAATAA
- a CDS encoding phosphotriesterase-related protein (phosphotriesterase homology protein; PhP; YhfV; member of a family of proteins related to phosphotriesterase (PTE)), producing MKLVDGITLCHEHMYIDLSGIKENEDCKLDCQEETIKEMREIYASGVRNIIEVTNIGIGRNLNYIKKIQEETNINFLLSTGFYKEPFLPKEVNSKTNRELADIMIKEIDLGIDDTDIKASIIGEIGTSKNCMTDLEKKVFEASAIAHMETGVPITTHTTLGTYGMEQVQLFKYYGVDLSKVVIGHVDLSGDLDYILRLIDQGIYVQFDTIGKVNYLDENKRVDLLYEIIARNLEERVLLSVDITRKSHLKYKGGIGYNYLFETFIPMLRERGVKENSLTKILVENPKQLFK from the coding sequence ATGAAACTAGTAGACGGAATTACATTATGTCATGAGCATATGTATATAGATTTATCTGGAATTAAAGAAAATGAAGATTGCAAACTAGATTGTCAAGAAGAAACTATAAAAGAGATGAGAGAAATATATGCAAGTGGGGTTAGGAATATAATAGAAGTAACAAATATAGGTATAGGCAGAAATTTAAATTATATAAAAAAAATACAAGAAGAAACTAACATTAATTTTTTACTATCCACAGGATTTTATAAAGAGCCATTTTTACCGAAAGAGGTTAACTCGAAAACAAACAGAGAGTTAGCAGACATAATGATAAAAGAAATTGATTTAGGTATAGATGATACTGATATTAAAGCAAGTATCATAGGTGAAATAGGTACGAGTAAAAATTGTATGACAGATTTAGAGAAAAAAGTTTTTGAAGCATCTGCAATAGCCCATATGGAAACTGGTGTACCTATAACTACCCATACAACACTAGGAACCTATGGTATGGAACAGGTTCAACTATTTAAGTATTATGGAGTTGATTTGTCTAAAGTAGTAATAGGGCATGTAGATTTAAGTGGTGATTTAGACTATATATTAAGACTTATAGACCAAGGTATATATGTTCAATTTGATACTATAGGAAAAGTTAATTATCTAGACGAAAATAAAAGAGTAGATTTATTGTATGAAATAATAGCTCGAAATTTAGAAGAAAGAGTATTATTGTCAGTGGATATAACTAGAAAATCTCACCTTAAGTATAAGGGTGGAATAGGATACAATTATTTATTTGAAACGTTTATACCTATGTTAAGAGAACGTGGAGTTAAAGAAAATAGTCTAACTAAGATATTAGTAGAAAATCCGAAA
- a CDS encoding MATE family efflux transporter: MENQQLLGTERISKLLLKYSIPAIIGMLVNSLYNVVDRIFIGNIPGVGPLAITGLGVTMPIMTIILAFGMLIGIGTTTTISIKLGQGKVEDARKLIGNAMTLSVVTGIIIMIFGILFANKILTLFGASENTLIYAKSYINIILLGTVVNLLSFSLNHSIRADGSPKISAGIMIVGCLTNIVLDWTLIFGFNLGIQGAAIATITSQALTAILTIGYYISGKSNLRFSKSNLKLDKKLVKAVFAIGMSPFAMQLAASLVQVISNIALKTHGGDLAIGAMATISSIAMVFLMPIFGINQGAQPIIGFNYGAEKYDRVKKAYLGSLVVATIILCMGMVVIMLFPEAIIGIFNKDPELMNISVNGLRIYLLMLPIVGLSVTGTNFIQSIGKAKMAMLLSLLRQVILLIPAVLILPTFLGLQGVWTAQPVSDFIATVITGIVVFRELKRYTPKSEKLNENERLNEITTE; the protein is encoded by the coding sequence ATGGAAAATCAACAATTATTAGGAACAGAACGAATTAGTAAATTACTACTTAAATATTCTATACCAGCTATAATAGGTATGTTGGTAAATAGTTTATATAATGTAGTAGATAGAATTTTTATTGGAAATATACCAGGAGTTGGACCACTTGCAATAACAGGTCTTGGTGTAACAATGCCAATAATGACAATAATACTTGCATTTGGAATGTTGATAGGTATAGGAACTACTACTACCATATCGATAAAGCTTGGGCAAGGTAAAGTAGAAGATGCAAGAAAACTTATAGGAAATGCAATGACTTTATCTGTAGTAACAGGAATTATCATAATGATATTTGGAATATTATTTGCAAATAAAATACTTACATTGTTTGGAGCAAGTGAAAATACCTTAATATATGCAAAATCATATATAAACATTATATTATTAGGTACAGTAGTAAATCTTCTTTCCTTTTCTTTAAACCACTCAATAAGAGCTGATGGTAGTCCTAAAATTTCAGCAGGAATAATGATAGTAGGATGTTTAACTAATATAGTTTTAGACTGGACATTGATATTTGGATTCAATTTGGGAATACAAGGAGCTGCAATTGCTACAATAACTTCTCAAGCTCTGACAGCTATTTTAACTATAGGATATTATATAAGTGGAAAATCAAACTTACGATTTAGTAAATCTAATCTAAAATTAGATAAAAAACTAGTAAAAGCAGTGTTTGCAATAGGTATGTCGCCATTTGCGATGCAACTTGCAGCAAGTTTAGTTCAAGTAATATCTAATATTGCACTTAAAACTCATGGTGGAGATTTAGCTATAGGGGCTATGGCTACTATTTCTTCTATTGCAATGGTATTTTTAATGCCTATCTTTGGAATAAATCAAGGGGCGCAACCTATTATAGGTTTCAATTATGGAGCTGAAAAATATGATAGAGTTAAAAAAGCATATTTAGGTTCACTGGTAGTAGCTACCATAATTTTATGTATGGGTATGGTAGTAATTATGCTTTTCCCAGAAGCTATTATAGGTATATTTAATAAAGACCCTGAACTTATGAATATATCTGTTAATGGGTTAAGAATATATCTACTTATGTTGCCAATTGTAGGCTTATCAGTTACAGGAACAAACTTTATACAATCTATAGGAAAAGCTAAAATGGCTATGTTATTGAGCCTTTTAAGACAAGTAATTTTATTGATACCAGCAGTACTAATTCTTCCTACATTCTTAGGTTTACAGGGTGTATGGACAGCTCAACCAGTATCTGACTTTATAGCCACAGTAATTACAGGTATAGTTGTGTTTAGAGAGTTAAAAAGATATACTCCTAAAAGTGAAAAGTTAAATGAAAATGAAAGATTAAATGAGATAACTACTGAATAA
- the gltA gene encoding NADPH-dependent glutamate synthase, which yields MDAKKVKVPVREQEPAVRATNFDEVCLGYNKEEAIAEANRCLACKKPKCVGGCPVGIDIPGFITKIKEDDIEGAAKVIAKSSSLPAVCGRVCPQESQCEGVCILGIKSDAVSIGKLERFVADWSKENDINLSDTEPKKNQKVAVIGSGPAGLACAGDLAKKGYDVTIFEAMHEPGGVLTYGIPEFRLPKQAVVQPEIDNIRKLGVKIETNVIVGKTITVDELIEDEGFEAIFIGSGAGLPMFMNIPGENANGVFSANEFLTRVNLMKAYRDDYDTPISSGKKVAVVGGGNVAMDAARTALRLGSESYIVYRRSEKELPARAEEVHHAKEEGIIFNTLTNPKEILVDENGYVKGMVCIRMELGEPDDSGRRRPIEIEGSEFVLDVDTVIMSLGTSPNPLISSTTKSLDINKKRCLITDENGQTSKEGVFAGGDAVTGAATVISAMGAGKTAAASIDEYLKAKVNA from the coding sequence ATGGATGCTAAAAAAGTAAAAGTACCAGTTAGAGAACAAGAACCTGCTGTTAGAGCAACAAATTTTGATGAAGTATGTTTAGGATATAATAAAGAAGAGGCTATAGCAGAGGCTAATAGATGTCTAGCTTGTAAAAAACCAAAATGTGTAGGTGGATGTCCAGTAGGAATCGACATCCCAGGATTTATAACAAAAATTAAAGAAGATGATATAGAAGGTGCTGCTAAAGTAATAGCTAAGAGCAGTTCATTACCGGCTGTTTGTGGTAGAGTATGCCCACAAGAAAGTCAATGTGAAGGTGTGTGTATACTTGGAATAAAATCAGATGCCGTGTCAATAGGTAAACTAGAAAGATTTGTAGCAGATTGGTCAAAAGAAAATGATATAAATTTATCTGATACAGAGCCTAAGAAAAATCAAAAGGTAGCAGTAATAGGAAGTGGTCCAGCAGGTCTAGCTTGTGCTGGTGATTTAGCTAAAAAAGGTTATGATGTAACAATTTTCGAAGCAATGCATGAGCCAGGTGGAGTTTTAACTTATGGAATACCTGAATTTAGACTTCCAAAACAAGCTGTTGTTCAACCTGAAATAGATAATATAAGAAAATTGGGTGTAAAAATAGAAACTAATGTAATTGTTGGTAAAACAATTACAGTAGATGAACTTATAGAAGATGAAGGATTTGAAGCTATATTCATAGGTTCAGGAGCTGGTCTTCCAATGTTTATGAACATACCAGGAGAAAATGCAAATGGAGTATTTTCTGCAAATGAGTTTTTAACTAGAGTAAACTTAATGAAAGCTTATAGAGATGACTATGATACACCTATTAGTTCTGGTAAAAAAGTTGCTGTAGTGGGTGGTGGAAATGTTGCTATGGACGCTGCTAGAACTGCACTAAGATTAGGTTCAGAATCATATATAGTTTATAGAAGAAGTGAAAAAGAGCTTCCAGCAAGAGCTGAAGAAGTTCACCATGCAAAAGAAGAAGGTATTATATTTAATACATTAACAAATCCTAAAGAAATTTTAGTAGATGAAAATGGATATGTTAAAGGTATGGTTTGTATAAGAATGGAATTAGGGGAGCCAGACGATTCTGGAAGAAGAAGACCTATAGAAATAGAAGGTTCTGAATTTGTACTTGATGTAGATACAGTTATAATGTCACTTGGAACAAGTCCAAATCCATTAATATCTTCTACAACAAAGAGTCTTGATATAAATAAGAAGAGATGTCTAATAACGGATGAAAATGGTCAGACTTCTAAAGAAGGTGTATTTGCAGGTGGAGATGCTGTTACTGGAGCAGCAACGGTAATATCTGCAATGGGTGCTGGAAAAACAGCAGCAGCTTCAATAGATGAATACTTAAAAGCAAAAGTTAATGCTTAA